Proteins encoded together in one Haloarcula rubripromontorii window:
- a CDS encoding universal stress protein → MYDHILVPYDGSDEARKGAEHGIELAAALGSTVHALYVIDLPGTPRALALRDDEEEMREEYRNYGEEVLANLGTVAEEHGVDYETHFKTGAPSEEIVEFAEDEGMDAIVLGSAFRGKLGNLLGGTTDKVVRTSSVPVISQRMSVNDI, encoded by the coding sequence ATGTACGACCACATACTCGTCCCGTACGACGGCAGCGACGAGGCCAGGAAAGGGGCAGAACACGGCATCGAACTCGCTGCTGCGCTCGGCTCGACAGTGCATGCATTGTACGTCATCGACCTCCCGGGGACACCGCGTGCGCTCGCGCTCAGGGATGACGAGGAGGAAATGCGAGAGGAGTATCGGAACTACGGCGAGGAGGTGTTGGCGAATCTCGGGACTGTCGCCGAAGAACACGGCGTCGACTACGAGACGCATTTCAAAACCGGTGCGCCCAGCGAAGAGATCGTGGAGTTCGCCGAAGATGAAGGGATGGACGCAATCGTTCTGGGGTCGGCGTTCCGCGGGAAACTCGGAAACCTCCTCGGCGGGACGACGGACAAGGTGGTCAGAACGTCGAGCGTGCCAGTCATCAGCCAGCGGATGAGCGTCAACGATATTTGA
- a CDS encoding GcvT family protein: MEPTDSLPTQADTVIVGAGIVGCNVAYQLTELGREDVVVVDQGPMPTTGGSSTHAPGIMFQTAEPKTLSQFADYSRRLYSDLEGADGHQAYNETGGIEVARSEERMDFLQRRVEYAKAWGIEDPQLLSPEEVTDHLPLVDADQIKGGYYSPTDGQVSGVVACDALAREAMDRGAKFVPHTRTEDVETENGSVRAVVTENGTIECNEVVVATNIWARQLGEKLGVHLPVTPVEHQYTMTESLDELADSAVDITDHPLFENYENVSGEKAKRLLVGPDRPILRDQDNAMYYRNHGDSYGIGSYNHEPIVPDPQGLGGNDPDGEQGSVHEFTDYHMDNATHPDRPDKAPRQASDELIPATAGKELEHKYNGMFAESPNGLPVMGPVQEYDGLWTAAAIWVTHAGGAGKALAEWMEHGVPRLPSGPIDLAHCDVNRFDDHEGSWDFARDIGGEEYRIVYNIMHPKWVWTDKQRDIRRTPMYHTHKEYDAELWAEAGWEEPHWFDSNADLLAEYGDRIPDREGWEAKYWSPIEGAEALNVRNNVGLHDMTPFNKMEVIGSDAGEFVQYLCTNDMDIDVGDVKYTLMCNEGGGVRADITVTRTDEDRYLLLTTGREVGNNHVAWVREQSPDDVVVNDVTSSLAAMVCTGPNARKVLSKVTDVDLSDDAFPFFTSQQFFVKNVPVTALRVSYAGELGWEFYTPSEYGERLWEHILEAGEEYGIRPYGSGALDSLRIEKGFRLWGKDLHTEHNPYEAGLGWAVDLETDFIGKEAVAAAADGDNIDHKVACLTLDDEDAVVLDNKPVLDGDETIGYLHSAEYGYTVGACVAYTYLPPEYAEPGTTVEILYEGERYDATVREEPLV; the protein is encoded by the coding sequence ATGGAGCCTACCGATAGCCTGCCGACCCAGGCCGATACCGTCATCGTCGGTGCTGGAATCGTCGGCTGTAACGTCGCTTACCAGCTGACAGAACTCGGCCGCGAAGACGTGGTCGTGGTCGACCAGGGGCCGATGCCGACTACGGGTGGATCGTCGACACACGCCCCCGGAATCATGTTCCAGACCGCGGAACCGAAGACCCTCAGCCAGTTTGCGGATTACAGCCGTCGGCTGTATTCGGACCTCGAAGGGGCTGACGGACACCAGGCCTACAACGAAACAGGTGGCATCGAGGTGGCCCGGAGCGAGGAGCGCATGGACTTCCTCCAGCGCCGCGTCGAGTACGCAAAGGCCTGGGGCATCGAAGACCCGCAGTTGCTCTCCCCAGAGGAAGTCACCGACCACCTCCCGCTGGTCGACGCCGACCAGATCAAGGGTGGCTACTACTCCCCAACGGACGGGCAAGTCTCGGGCGTCGTCGCGTGTGACGCGCTGGCCCGGGAAGCGATGGACCGGGGTGCGAAGTTCGTTCCGCACACGCGCACCGAGGACGTGGAAACCGAGAACGGCTCGGTGCGGGCCGTCGTCACCGAGAACGGTACCATCGAGTGCAACGAGGTGGTCGTGGCGACGAACATCTGGGCCCGGCAACTCGGCGAGAAGCTCGGCGTCCACCTGCCGGTGACGCCGGTCGAACACCAGTACACAATGACGGAATCGCTCGACGAACTGGCCGACAGCGCGGTCGACATCACCGACCACCCGCTGTTCGAGAACTACGAGAACGTCTCCGGGGAGAAGGCGAAACGGCTCCTCGTGGGTCCGGACCGGCCGATTCTCCGCGACCAGGACAACGCGATGTACTACCGGAACCATGGAGATTCCTACGGCATCGGCTCGTACAACCACGAGCCAATCGTGCCCGACCCGCAGGGACTGGGCGGCAACGATCCTGACGGCGAACAGGGGTCGGTCCACGAGTTCACCGACTACCACATGGACAACGCGACCCACCCGGACCGGCCGGACAAGGCCCCGCGCCAGGCCAGCGACGAACTCATCCCGGCGACGGCCGGCAAGGAACTCGAACACAAGTACAACGGCATGTTCGCGGAGTCGCCCAATGGCCTCCCCGTGATGGGGCCGGTCCAGGAGTACGACGGCCTCTGGACCGCTGCGGCCATCTGGGTCACCCACGCCGGCGGGGCCGGGAAGGCCCTCGCCGAGTGGATGGAACACGGCGTCCCGCGGCTCCCGTCCGGTCCGATTGACCTCGCACACTGTGACGTGAACCGCTTCGACGACCACGAGGGCAGTTGGGACTTCGCCCGGGACATCGGCGGCGAGGAGTACCGCATCGTCTACAACATCATGCACCCCAAGTGGGTCTGGACCGACAAACAGCGGGACATCCGCCGGACCCCGATGTACCACACCCACAAGGAGTACGACGCCGAACTGTGGGCCGAGGCGGGCTGGGAGGAACCACACTGGTTCGACTCCAACGCCGACCTGCTGGCGGAGTACGGCGACCGGATTCCCGACCGCGAGGGCTGGGAGGCAAAGTACTGGTCGCCAATCGAGGGTGCCGAGGCGCTGAACGTCCGCAACAACGTCGGCCTCCACGACATGACCCCCTTCAACAAGATGGAGGTCATCGGGAGCGACGCCGGCGAGTTCGTCCAGTACCTCTGTACGAACGACATGGACATCGACGTGGGCGACGTGAAGTACACGCTGATGTGCAACGAGGGCGGCGGCGTCCGGGCTGACATCACGGTCACGCGGACCGACGAGGACCGCTACCTCCTGTTGACGACCGGCCGCGAGGTCGGGAACAACCACGTCGCGTGGGTGCGCGAGCAATCCCCCGACGACGTGGTCGTCAACGACGTGACCTCCAGTCTGGCGGCGATGGTCTGTACCGGCCCGAACGCCCGGAAGGTCCTGTCGAAGGTCACCGACGTCGACCTGTCGGACGACGCCTTCCCGTTTTTCACGAGCCAGCAGTTCTTCGTGAAGAACGTGCCCGTGACCGCGCTCCGTGTCTCCTACGCGGGCGAACTCGGCTGGGAGTTCTACACGCCCTCGGAGTACGGCGAGCGCCTCTGGGAGCACATCTTGGAGGCCGGCGAGGAGTACGGCATCCGCCCGTACGGCAGCGGCGCGCTCGACTCCCTGCGAATCGAGAAGGGGTTCCGCCTCTGGGGGAAGGACCTCCACACAGAACACAACCCCTACGAGGCCGGCCTCGGCTGGGCCGTCGACCTCGAAACCGACTTCATCGGCAAGGAGGCGGTCGCGGCGGCCGCCGACGGCGACAACATCGACCACAAAGTTGCGTGCTTGACGCTGGACGACGAGGACGCCGTGGTGCTGGACAACAAGCCAGTGCTTGACGGCGACGAGACTATCGGCTATCTCCACAGCGCCGAGTACGGCTACACCGTCGGGGCCTGCGTCGCTTACACGTACCTGCCGCCGGAGTACGCCGAACCCGGCACCACCGTCGAAATCCTCTACGAGGGCGAGCGCTACGACGCGACGGTCCGCGAGGAACCGCTCGTCTGA
- the folP gene encoding dihydropteroate synthase — protein MEYHESADYLQSLQRRRPKLGTDTTARMLSHLGDPDDSFDSVQIAGSNGKGSTARMTESVLRAAGLDVGLFTSPGLNGFREQITVNGGRVPKERVTEFVEQIKPCIDQLAAEDDKPTHFEVLTALALYHFDVEDVDVAVLEVGIGGRYDATSAVEPVASAVTSISLEHTDLLGDTVEAIARDKAQVAPRDAPLVTGTTGAALETIQGITDTITVGDAGADVTAVENGMRSAVENRISLTGPDWALESNLKLLGQHQAENAGVAATLARQLIDVDTETVSEGLRAATLPGRFEIRSTDPMVVLDGSHNPGAMETLTTLIERYEYDDLHVVFAAMNDKEYERMIATLPAVETAFTARPEVDRAASTESLAAAFEGQATRVQRVESVPEATERAIATADTNDFVLVAGSLYAVAEARDRWSRLVVPTENLRQASTGGADGVGSEPEIRQRVLSVTLRRDQAGVVKQTFEDCGGTCTRSTVGMPEKLVDTTLSGTPRQFRRLTDRLASAGLGLGRLAMQLEDALADRSFPPPFDTDSAAVMGILNVTPDSFYDGGEYNRRDLAISHAEQLIESGADIVDIGGESTRPGAEPVTVETEIDRVVPVIEAVSSLDTTVSVDTRKAAVADAALDAGADIVNDVSGLSDPEMRFVVADHDASVILMHSLSAPVDPGRTVTYDDVVDDVLRDLTEQVLLAEQAGIDREQVIIDPGCGFGKNAAESFELVDRLHEFHALGCPVLVGHSRKSMFADISDAEADRLPPTLATTALAAERGADAVRVHDVSENNAVLKTVSATAARPSQLRQQ, from the coding sequence ATGGAGTACCACGAGTCGGCGGACTACTTGCAGTCGTTACAGCGTCGTCGGCCCAAGTTGGGAACCGATACGACGGCGCGGATGCTTTCACATCTCGGTGACCCGGACGACAGTTTCGACAGCGTGCAGATCGCCGGGTCGAACGGAAAGGGAAGCACCGCCCGGATGACCGAGAGCGTACTCAGGGCCGCCGGGCTAGATGTCGGTCTATTCACCTCGCCAGGGTTGAACGGCTTCCGGGAGCAGATCACGGTCAACGGCGGTCGGGTACCGAAAGAGCGAGTGACGGAGTTCGTCGAGCAGATCAAGCCCTGTATCGACCAACTGGCTGCCGAGGACGACAAGCCGACGCATTTCGAGGTTCTCACCGCGCTAGCGCTCTATCACTTCGATGTCGAGGATGTCGATGTCGCGGTGCTGGAAGTCGGCATCGGTGGCCGCTACGATGCCACGAGCGCAGTCGAGCCCGTCGCAAGCGCCGTCACCAGCATCAGTTTAGAACACACCGACCTGCTCGGCGACACAGTCGAAGCAATCGCTCGTGACAAGGCGCAGGTCGCGCCGCGGGACGCCCCGCTCGTGACAGGAACGACCGGCGCTGCTCTCGAGACGATTCAGGGGATTACCGATACGATCACCGTCGGCGACGCCGGGGCCGACGTCACCGCTGTCGAGAACGGCATGCGCTCGGCCGTCGAGAACCGCATCTCACTCACTGGGCCGGACTGGGCTCTCGAATCGAATCTTAAGCTACTCGGACAGCATCAAGCAGAGAACGCCGGTGTCGCAGCGACGCTGGCCCGACAACTCATCGACGTGGACACGGAAACCGTCTCCGAAGGACTGCGGGCTGCAACCTTACCGGGCCGGTTCGAAATCCGGTCGACTGACCCGATGGTGGTCCTCGATGGCTCCCACAACCCCGGTGCGATGGAGACGCTGACGACACTCATCGAGCGATACGAGTACGACGACCTCCATGTGGTTTTCGCCGCGATGAACGACAAGGAGTACGAACGAATGATTGCGACGCTTCCGGCCGTCGAGACGGCCTTTACCGCGCGACCGGAAGTCGACCGAGCCGCGAGCACCGAATCGCTCGCTGCGGCGTTTGAGGGGCAAGCGACCCGGGTACAGCGGGTCGAGTCCGTTCCAGAAGCCACCGAACGAGCGATAGCCACGGCTGACACGAACGATTTCGTCCTCGTGGCCGGCTCACTCTACGCAGTTGCCGAAGCACGGGACCGCTGGAGCCGCCTCGTTGTGCCCACAGAGAACCTCCGGCAAGCATCTACGGGCGGAGCTGATGGAGTCGGAAGTGAGCCAGAGATTCGCCAGCGAGTACTTTCGGTCACGTTGCGACGCGACCAGGCAGGCGTCGTCAAGCAGACGTTCGAGGACTGCGGTGGCACCTGCACCCGTTCGACTGTCGGGATGCCGGAGAAGCTCGTCGACACGACACTGTCGGGGACGCCGCGACAGTTCCGACGGCTCACTGACCGACTGGCCTCGGCGGGACTGGGGCTCGGCAGACTCGCCATGCAACTCGAAGACGCATTGGCTGACAGATCGTTCCCGCCACCGTTCGACACTGATTCGGCAGCCGTGATGGGGATTCTCAACGTCACGCCGGACAGTTTCTACGACGGTGGCGAGTACAATCGTCGCGACCTCGCTATCAGTCATGCGGAACAGCTGATCGAATCTGGGGCGGATATCGTCGATATCGGCGGTGAGAGCACGCGCCCCGGGGCCGAACCAGTGACCGTCGAAACAGAGATTGACCGCGTAGTGCCGGTCATCGAGGCCGTTTCGTCGCTCGATACGACTGTCTCTGTAGATACCCGAAAAGCTGCCGTCGCTGACGCGGCGCTGGATGCCGGGGCCGACATCGTCAACGATGTGTCGGGACTGTCAGACCCCGAGATGCGGTTCGTGGTTGCCGACCACGACGCGTCCGTCATCCTGATGCATAGTCTGTCCGCGCCAGTGGATCCGGGTCGAACTGTAACGTACGACGATGTCGTCGATGACGTGCTTCGAGACCTCACGGAACAGGTACTGCTCGCCGAGCAGGCCGGTATTGACCGCGAGCAGGTTATCATCGACCCCGGCTGTGGGTTCGGGAAGAACGCCGCCGAATCGTTCGAACTCGTCGACCGTCTCCACGAGTTCCACGCGCTCGGCTGTCCGGTGCTGGTCGGCCACTCTCGGAAATCGATGTTTGCAGATATAAGCGACGCAGAAGCGGACAGGCTGCCGCCGACGCTGGCAACAACGGCACTTGCCGCCGAACGCGGAGCGGACGCCGTCAGAGTCCACGATGTCTCCGAGAACAACGCCGTCCTCAAGACTGTTTCAGCGACGGCGGCTCGGCCGTCCCAGCTTCGACAACAGTGA
- a CDS encoding GcvT family protein, whose protein sequence is MSTETPPSRADTVVIGAGAVGCSVAYHLTELGAEDVVVIDQGPLPVTGGSSVHAPGIMFQTSPSKIQTKTAHYTSRLLSDAGVYDEVGGIEVARSEERMDFLRRRVEWATSYGLPEPQLLSPEEVTEHLPLVDEDEILGGYYSPTDGRVDGIAALQWYMEHSSASFYGNTEVTDLDVSGGEITAVETDKGRIDCERAVIATNNWGYQTGQLAGLDLPIAPVEHQYVVTEPMDELADAETSVGDNTTGLDVPGDRSIAEYMSEGPHQPVGRDQDHSLYFRTHGDALGMGSYNHETLSVDPEAMGKNTEEHQASVRGFTKEHWETPTHRGRDKSAKQAFDELLPATQDVEYEATENGIFVFTPDGMPAVGETAQVDGLWTGLAIWWTHSGGYGRILAEWMENGVPRLPSGPVDTGGIHVRRFEPHAGEKDYFVDRGAKRYEQVYSIVEPRWQPDDHRGLRTSPFYHQQKELGAEFYQSGGWETPQYYESNADLVAKYEDRIPNQDGWQGINRSKIEAAEHLHTREKVSMFDMSTFSSIMVEGDGSGAFLQRVCSNDMDIDTGQVRYSLLLNDGGGILADITVVKLDDEEYMVTTGGGNSPGIHGGWLEDHAPETVSVHVEEGAKSTIGLWGPNARLLLQRCTDADVTNDGFPYFRAKRMYVGDVPVIALRVSYVGELGWELWAPTEYGQRLWETLWEAGQDLGVRPMGGGALGSMRLEKGYRLWGTDIDTDSNPFEAGLPFAVDMDTEFIGKAALETAREAGIDSKITPVTLDDSTDIMLSGRPVLKDGEALGYVQAGNYGYSIDESIAYTYVPTEHAEAGTSVQIQCEGETYDATVRDEPLFDPARERIIR, encoded by the coding sequence ATGAGCACAGAGACTCCCCCGTCTCGGGCGGATACAGTCGTTATCGGTGCCGGGGCCGTCGGGTGTAGCGTCGCGTATCACCTGACGGAACTCGGCGCGGAGGATGTTGTCGTCATCGACCAGGGGCCGCTTCCGGTCACCGGCGGGTCGTCGGTCCACGCACCCGGCATCATGTTCCAGACATCGCCGTCGAAGATACAGACGAAGACGGCACACTACACCAGCCGATTACTCTCCGACGCCGGTGTCTACGACGAGGTCGGTGGCATCGAGGTGGCCCGGAGCGAGGAGCGGATGGACTTCCTCCGGCGGCGCGTCGAGTGGGCCACCTCTTACGGACTGCCCGAGCCACAACTGCTCTCGCCCGAAGAGGTCACCGAACACCTCCCGCTGGTCGACGAGGACGAGATTCTTGGCGGCTACTACTCGCCGACCGACGGCCGCGTCGACGGCATCGCCGCGCTCCAGTGGTACATGGAACACTCCTCGGCGTCGTTCTACGGGAACACGGAGGTCACGGATCTGGATGTGTCGGGCGGTGAAATCACCGCCGTCGAGACAGACAAGGGGCGAATCGACTGCGAGCGAGCGGTCATCGCAACCAACAACTGGGGCTACCAGACCGGCCAACTCGCCGGGCTGGACCTGCCGATTGCACCGGTCGAACACCAGTACGTCGTCACCGAACCGATGGACGAACTCGCCGACGCCGAGACCTCTGTCGGGGACAACACGACCGGCCTCGATGTTCCTGGGGACCGCTCTATCGCGGAGTACATGAGCGAGGGGCCACACCAGCCCGTCGGCCGCGACCAGGACCACTCGCTGTACTTCCGGACCCACGGCGACGCGCTCGGGATGGGGTCGTACAACCACGAGACGCTCTCGGTCGACCCCGAAGCGATGGGGAAAAACACCGAGGAACACCAGGCTTCGGTCAGAGGGTTCACGAAAGAACACTGGGAGACGCCGACCCACCGCGGGCGGGACAAGTCAGCCAAGCAGGCCTTCGACGAACTGCTCCCGGCGACTCAGGACGTAGAGTACGAGGCCACCGAGAACGGCATCTTCGTGTTCACGCCCGACGGGATGCCCGCCGTCGGCGAGACGGCGCAGGTCGACGGCCTCTGGACGGGGCTGGCCATCTGGTGGACTCACTCCGGTGGGTACGGCCGCATCCTCGCGGAGTGGATGGAAAACGGCGTTCCGCGACTGCCCTCGGGCCCGGTCGACACCGGCGGCATCCACGTCCGGCGGTTCGAGCCCCACGCCGGCGAGAAGGACTACTTCGTCGACCGCGGGGCCAAGCGCTACGAGCAGGTGTACAGCATCGTCGAGCCGCGGTGGCAGCCCGACGACCACCGGGGACTCCGGACGAGCCCGTTCTACCACCAACAGAAAGAACTCGGCGCGGAGTTCTACCAGAGCGGCGGCTGGGAGACGCCACAGTACTACGAGTCAAACGCCGACCTGGTAGCGAAGTACGAGGACCGGATTCCCAACCAGGACGGCTGGCAGGGAATCAACCGCTCGAAAATCGAGGCCGCCGAACACCTCCACACCCGCGAGAAGGTGTCGATGTTCGACATGTCGACGTTCTCCTCGATTATGGTCGAGGGCGATGGCAGCGGGGCGTTCCTCCAGCGGGTCTGTAGCAACGACATGGACATCGACACCGGGCAGGTCCGCTACTCCCTGCTGCTGAACGACGGCGGCGGGATTCTCGCGGACATCACTGTCGTCAAACTCGACGACGAGGAGTACATGGTGACGACCGGCGGCGGCAACTCGCCCGGCATCCACGGCGGCTGGCTGGAGGACCACGCCCCCGAGACGGTGTCGGTCCACGTCGAGGAAGGGGCGAAATCGACAATCGGTCTCTGGGGCCCGAACGCCCGGCTCCTCCTCCAGCGGTGTACCGACGCCGACGTGACCAACGATGGCTTCCCGTACTTCCGGGCCAAGCGGATGTACGTCGGCGACGTGCCGGTCATCGCGTTGCGGGTCTCCTACGTCGGCGAACTCGGCTGGGAGCTGTGGGCTCCGACGGAGTACGGCCAGCGCCTCTGGGAGACGCTGTGGGAGGCCGGCCAGGACCTCGGCGTCCGGCCGATGGGCGGCGGCGCGCTCGGTTCCATGCGATTAGAGAAAGGCTACCGCCTCTGGGGGACGGACATCGACACGGACTCGAACCCCTTCGAGGCCGGGCTGCCCTTCGCCGTCGACATGGACACCGAGTTCATCGGCAAGGCGGCGCTGGAAACCGCACGCGAGGCGGGTATCGACAGCAAAATCACGCCGGTGACGCTGGACGACTCGACAGATATCATGCTGAGCGGCCGACCAGTTCTGAAAGACGGCGAGGCACTCGGCTACGTGCAGGCCGGGAACTACGGCTACAGCATCGACGAGTCGATCGCGTACACGTACGTCCCGACCGAACACGCCGAAGCCGGCACGTCGGTTCAGATACAGTGCGAGGGCGAGACATACGACGCGACGGTGCGTGACGAACCGCTGTTCGATCCGGCCCGAGAGCGAATCATCAGATAG
- a CDS encoding BCCT family transporter has product MADSDDPTGDMSDGLQVELFHPESDREPGDTNIQAAGFDIHPVVFPVALAIIALFIAVTILLGDTAASAYTWLFNTIGDTFGWFYLLAVNVFIVTLLYFAFSKYGKIKIGGVEAEKEFSDFSWMAMLFSAGMGIGLMFFSVSEPLYYFQNPPSFFGAEAGTGGAAAAAMAQTFFHWGFHPWAVYGLVGLGLAFFSFNRGLPLTFRSIFWPLLGERIYGWPGHIIDLVTVFATLFGLSTSLGLGVAQVNTGLSYVGGDMLGAVSVPTGTWPQVALIAGITLIATLSVAAGLDGGVKRLSTLNLYLMFALLGFLVIVGPTVYIFGTWVEGLGAYFGNILALGFFTGTLNEAANGTPTAWTVFYWGWWIAWSPFVGMFIARISKGRSVREFVLGVLFLPSLFSTLWLSVFGGSAMFNSLMGNGQALATYNEVGQTVAMFALLEQFPLGVVSGLLATLLVITFFVTSSDSGSLVIDHLTSGGKHDVPRTQRIFWALTEGLVASILLIGGGLTALQTAAITTGLPFALILCLMCYTVYLGLDNEYQILESEEFAETIQDLSERDDMDIVTAGDEMVTDISERSDDAATGTD; this is encoded by the coding sequence ATGGCAGATAGTGACGATCCAACCGGTGATATGTCGGACGGACTGCAGGTAGAGCTGTTCCACCCGGAGTCAGACCGTGAGCCCGGTGACACGAACATCCAGGCGGCTGGATTCGACATTCATCCAGTTGTCTTCCCGGTGGCACTGGCGATAATTGCGCTGTTTATCGCAGTGACGATACTGCTCGGCGACACAGCAGCCTCAGCGTACACGTGGTTGTTCAACACAATCGGGGACACCTTCGGCTGGTTCTACCTGCTGGCGGTGAACGTGTTCATCGTCACATTGCTGTACTTTGCGTTCAGCAAGTACGGTAAAATAAAAATCGGCGGCGTCGAGGCCGAGAAGGAGTTCAGCGACTTCTCCTGGATGGCGATGCTGTTCAGCGCCGGTATGGGCATCGGACTCATGTTCTTCAGCGTCTCGGAACCGCTGTACTACTTCCAGAACCCACCGAGTTTCTTCGGAGCCGAGGCCGGCACCGGCGGCGCAGCGGCCGCTGCGATGGCACAGACGTTCTTCCACTGGGGCTTTCACCCGTGGGCGGTGTACGGACTGGTGGGACTGGGCCTCGCGTTCTTCTCGTTCAACCGCGGGCTTCCGCTCACGTTCCGGTCGATATTCTGGCCCCTCCTTGGTGAGCGAATCTACGGCTGGCCGGGCCACATCATCGACCTCGTGACGGTGTTCGCGACGCTGTTCGGGCTGTCGACCTCGCTGGGACTCGGTGTTGCGCAGGTCAACACGGGACTGTCCTACGTTGGCGGGGACATGCTCGGTGCGGTGAGTGTCCCGACGGGGACCTGGCCGCAGGTCGCACTCATCGCCGGTATCACGCTCATCGCGACGCTCTCAGTTGCGGCAGGGCTCGACGGTGGGGTCAAACGCCTGAGTACGCTCAACCTCTACCTGATGTTCGCGCTTCTCGGGTTCCTCGTTATCGTGGGTCCCACGGTGTACATCTTCGGGACGTGGGTCGAGGGGCTCGGCGCGTACTTCGGGAACATCCTTGCGCTCGGGTTCTTCACCGGGACGCTCAACGAAGCCGCGAACGGCACCCCCACCGCCTGGACCGTGTTCTACTGGGGCTGGTGGATCGCGTGGTCGCCGTTCGTCGGCATGTTCATCGCGCGCATTTCGAAGGGCCGGTCCGTTCGGGAGTTCGTCCTGGGCGTGCTGTTCCTTCCGTCGCTGTTCTCGACGCTCTGGCTGTCGGTGTTCGGTGGGAGCGCGATGTTCAATTCGCTCATGGGGAACGGGCAGGCGTTAGCGACCTACAACGAAGTCGGCCAGACCGTCGCGATGTTCGCCCTGCTGGAGCAGTTCCCGCTCGGTGTCGTCAGCGGACTGCTCGCGACCCTGCTGGTCATCACGTTCTTCGTCACGTCGTCGGACTCAGGGTCGCTGGTGATCGACCACCTGACCTCGGGCGGCAAACACGACGTTCCGCGAACGCAACGGATATTCTGGGCCCTCACGGAGGGACTTGTCGCATCCATCCTGCTCATCGGTGGCGGCCTGACGGCGCTCCAGACGGCCGCAATCACTACAGGACTCCCGTTCGCGCTCATCCTGTGTCTGATGTGTTACACGGTGTATCTGGGGCTCGACAATGAGTACCAGATACTCGAGTCTGAGGAGTTCGCGGAAACCATCCAGGACCTCTCCGAACGGGACGACATGGATATCGTGACTGCTGGCGACGAGATGGTGACGGACATCTCCGAACGGAGCGACGACGCTGCGACGGGGACCGACTGA
- the ilvA gene encoding threonine ammonia-lyase, translating into MTQTESDTLPVTYADIERARERLDDDTVVKKTPVERSTSLGGFVDAEVHLKMEHLQWTGSFKTRGAYNKISQDVADGVESFVAASAGNHAQGVALAATKCGAEATIFMPENAPQAKIDATRGYGASVELVGNDFQETMSHAQAAVEETDAAFVHAYDDLDIIAGQGTLGTEMYHDCPDVDTVVVPIGGGGLISGVSTAIKHLSPETRVVGVQATGAETVHESLDKGIPVVLDEVDTIADGIATGGISETTLGIIEANVDEVVTVSDTDIAQAILLLMERAKQVVEGAGAASVAAVLSDGLDVSGETVMPLLCGGNLDMTQMREVLIHALTERQQLLQLRVRINDQPGVMEEISGVIARQGANIHDVRHERSVENLEIGEAYLVFNVETSGAEHAQTIITAIRDAGYPVDNVARKAQNGAL; encoded by the coding sequence ATGACACAAACAGAATCGGACACGCTGCCCGTCACGTACGCAGACATCGAACGAGCCCGCGAACGACTGGACGACGACACAGTCGTGAAAAAGACGCCGGTCGAGCGGAGTACGTCCCTCGGCGGGTTTGTCGATGCTGAGGTACACCTGAAGATGGAACACCTCCAGTGGACTGGCTCGTTTAAAACCAGAGGCGCGTACAACAAAATCTCACAGGATGTCGCCGACGGCGTGGAGTCATTCGTCGCCGCCAGCGCTGGCAACCACGCGCAGGGCGTCGCCCTCGCCGCGACGAAGTGCGGGGCGGAGGCGACTATTTTCATGCCGGAGAACGCACCACAGGCGAAGATCGATGCCACAAGAGGCTACGGCGCGAGCGTCGAACTGGTCGGCAACGACTTCCAGGAGACGATGTCCCACGCCCAGGCCGCCGTCGAGGAGACCGATGCCGCGTTCGTCCACGCCTACGACGACCTGGACATCATCGCCGGACAGGGGACCCTCGGCACGGAGATGTACCACGACTGCCCCGATGTCGACACGGTCGTCGTTCCCATCGGCGGCGGCGGTCTCATCAGCGGTGTCTCAACTGCTATCAAACATCTCTCGCCCGAAACGCGCGTCGTCGGCGTTCAGGCGACCGGTGCGGAGACCGTCCACGAGAGCCTCGACAAGGGGATTCCGGTCGTGCTTGACGAGGTCGACACAATCGCCGACGGTATCGCCACCGGCGGTATCTCGGAGACGACGCTTGGCATTATCGAGGCGAACGTCGACGAGGTCGTGACGGTTTCGGACACCGATATTGCACAGGCGATTCTCCTGCTGATGGAACGGGCCAAACAGGTCGTCGAAGGTGCCGGGGCCGCCTCCGTGGCCGCTGTGCTGAGCGACGGCCTCGACGTGTCTGGGGAGACAGTGATGCCGCTACTCTGTGGTGGGAACCTCGACATGACACAGATGCGTGAGGTTCTCATCCACGCGCTCACAGAGCGCCAACAGCTCCTGCAGCTCCGGGTCCGCATCAACGATCAGCCGGGCGTGATGGAAGAAATATCCGGTGTCATCGCCAGACAGGGTGCCAATATCCACGATGTCAGACACGAACGGTCCGTCGAGAATCTCGAAATCGGGGAGGCCTACCTCGTGTTCAACGTCGAGACGAGTGGTGCCGAGCACGCACAAACCATCATCACAGCGATTCGTGACGCAGGCTATCCTGTCGACAACGTCGCACGCAAGGCCCAGAACGGCGCACTGTAA